From the genome of Gemmatimonas phototrophica, one region includes:
- the ctaD gene encoding cytochrome c oxidase subunit I, protein MATIAAAPPYTQAKAAPVDTGLWSWLTTVDHKRIGALYLITGLFFFVVGGLEAAVIRAQLAVPNGTLVSADMYNQLFTMHGTTMIFLAVMPLSAAFFNFLIPLQVGARDVAFPRLNAFSYWIYLLGGIFITVPIFFSVAPDGGWFGYAPLSTKAYSPQINMDFWVIGLQILGISSLAAGFNFITTIINMRAPGMSLMRMPIFTWMSFVVQFLVVLAFPVITIALVFLQFDRFFGTNFYTVAKGADPLLWQHLFWVFGHPEVYILILPAFGLVSEVLPTFSRKPLFGYPVMVYSGILIGFLGFGVWAHHMFSVGMGPIADSVFSLATMLIAIPTGVKIFNWMATMWGGQIRFTVAMKFAVALVALFTVGGISGVMHSSPPADLQQTDTYFIVAHFHYVLYGGSVFGIFAGTYYYFPKITGRFLSEKLGNWHFWISLIGMNLTFFPMHFSGLLGMPRRYYQYDAGQGFEIFNLMSTVGTLILMIGTLFGLINIWKSWKGGEMASSNPWGAATIEWSIPSPPPDYNFAELPQIKSRYPMWNTKEGAELVHETTYEEEKGRHIPTSQELGITMPNPSIWPLITAAGIITMFCGLLFLEKSTTTGVAIMLIGTLWWVGSLYKWLLTPLEDHH, encoded by the coding sequence ATGGCTACCATCGCTGCTGCGCCCCCATACACCCAGGCCAAGGCCGCACCCGTTGATACCGGGTTGTGGTCCTGGCTCACGACGGTGGACCACAAGCGCATCGGGGCGCTCTATCTCATTACGGGGTTGTTCTTCTTCGTCGTCGGTGGCCTCGAGGCCGCCGTCATTCGTGCACAGCTGGCGGTTCCGAACGGCACGCTCGTGTCGGCGGACATGTACAACCAGCTGTTCACGATGCACGGCACGACGATGATCTTCCTCGCCGTCATGCCGCTCTCCGCGGCCTTCTTCAACTTCCTCATCCCCCTGCAGGTCGGGGCTCGTGACGTCGCCTTTCCACGACTGAACGCGTTCTCCTACTGGATCTACCTGCTGGGCGGCATCTTCATCACGGTGCCGATCTTCTTCTCGGTGGCACCGGACGGCGGCTGGTTTGGCTACGCGCCGCTCAGCACCAAGGCGTACTCGCCGCAGATCAACATGGATTTCTGGGTCATCGGCCTGCAGATCCTGGGTATCTCGTCGCTGGCCGCCGGCTTCAACTTCATCACCACGATCATCAACATGCGGGCGCCCGGCATGTCGCTCATGCGCATGCCGATCTTCACGTGGATGTCGTTCGTGGTGCAGTTCCTGGTGGTGCTGGCCTTCCCCGTCATCACCATCGCGCTCGTGTTCCTGCAGTTCGACCGCTTCTTCGGTACGAACTTCTACACGGTCGCCAAGGGCGCCGACCCGTTGCTCTGGCAGCACCTGTTCTGGGTGTTCGGCCACCCCGAGGTGTACATCCTCATTCTGCCGGCCTTCGGTCTCGTCTCCGAAGTGCTGCCCACGTTCTCGCGCAAGCCGCTCTTCGGTTACCCGGTCATGGTGTACTCGGGTATCCTCATCGGCTTCCTCGGCTTCGGCGTCTGGGCGCACCATATGTTCTCGGTGGGCATGGGGCCCATTGCCGACTCGGTCTTCTCGCTCGCGACGATGCTCATCGCGATCCCGACCGGCGTGAAGATCTTCAACTGGATGGCCACCATGTGGGGCGGTCAGATCCGCTTCACCGTCGCCATGAAGTTCGCCGTCGCGCTCGTCGCGCTGTTCACGGTGGGTGGTATCTCGGGCGTCATGCACTCCTCGCCCCCGGCCGACCTGCAGCAGACCGACACCTACTTCATCGTCGCGCACTTCCACTACGTGCTCTACGGCGGTTCGGTGTTCGGCATCTTCGCCGGCACGTACTACTACTTCCCGAAGATCACGGGCCGCTTCCTTTCGGAGAAGCTCGGCAACTGGCACTTCTGGATCTCGCTCATCGGCATGAACCTCACGTTCTTCCCGATGCACTTCAGCGGGCTCCTCGGCATGCCGCGCCGCTACTACCAGTACGACGCGGGGCAGGGCTTCGAGATCTTCAACCTGATGTCCACCGTCGGCACGCTGATCCTCATGATCGGTACGCTCTTCGGGCTCATCAACATCTGGAAGAGCTGGAAGGGTGGTGAGATGGCGTCGAGCAACCCCTGGGGTGCCGCCACCATCGAATGGTCCATTCCGTCGCCGCCGCCCGACTACAACTTTGCGGAGCTGCCGCAGATCAAGTCGCGCTATCCCATGTGGAATACGAAGGAAGGCGCGGAGCTGGTGCACGAAACCACGTACGAAGAGGAGAAGGGGCGTCACATCCCCACGTCGCAGGAGTTGGGCATCACCATGCCGAATCCTTCGATCTGGCCCCTGATCACTGCGGCCGGCATCATCACGATGTTCTGCGGCCTGCTCTTCCTGGAAAAGAGCACGACCACTGGCGTTGCGATCATGCTGATCGGCACGCTCTGGTGGGTGGGCTCACTCTACAAGTGGCTGCTGACGCCGCTCGAGGACCATCACTGA
- a CDS encoding cytochrome c oxidase subunit 3 encodes MSATTVSASHGDGHAHAGGHHTSLGLDNRKIAIWAFIGSECMLFASLISTYLIYKGRSPQGPFPHEPWTNPATGEVMKPILDIPVTSASTFVLLMSSVAMVMALNAVQTKHEPKVSTWDKIKGSSKLWLWMTAGLGTVFLGFQAYEFTSFINEGLTIRTNLFGSSFFTLTGFHGAHVTVGVLWLFTLLAIDYKRGLQPKDALLVDIAALYWHFVDVVWIVIFPLIYLIK; translated from the coding sequence ATGAGTGCCACTACTGTTTCCGCTTCCCACGGGGATGGCCACGCGCACGCGGGCGGCCATCACACCTCGCTGGGGCTCGACAACCGCAAGATCGCCATCTGGGCCTTCATTGGCTCAGAATGCATGCTCTTCGCCTCGCTGATCTCCACGTACCTCATCTACAAGGGACGCAGCCCGCAGGGGCCCTTCCCGCATGAGCCGTGGACCAATCCGGCGACCGGCGAAGTCATGAAGCCGATCCTCGACATCCCGGTCACCTCGGCGTCCACCTTCGTGCTGCTGATGTCGTCGGTGGCCATGGTAATGGCGCTGAACGCCGTGCAGACGAAGCACGAGCCCAAGGTCTCCACGTGGGACAAGATCAAGGGCTCGTCCAAGCTGTGGCTGTGGATGACTGCCGGCCTCGGCACGGTGTTCCTTGGCTTCCAGGCGTACGAGTTCACGTCGTTCATCAACGAAGGGCTGACCATCCGCACGAACCTGTTCGGGTCCAGCTTCTTCACGCTCACCGGCTTCCACGGCGCGCACGTGACGGTGGGTGTGCTGTGGCTCTTCACGCTGCTGGCCATTGACTACAAGCGCGGGTTGCAGCCCAAGGATGCCCTGCTGGTGGACATCGCGGCGCTGTACTGGCACTTCGTTGACGTGGTCTGGATCGTGATTTTCCCGCTCATTTACCTGATCAAGTGA
- a CDS encoding cytochrome C oxidase subunit IV family protein produces the protein MSGHSEAHAHPSVGTYGKIALILTIITVFEVSAYYIPAWESSAIYVPSMLSMSAVKFFLVVAYYMHLKYDHKLFRALFTGPFLVAGLTLIGLLFLFSKLVIRLGLLS, from the coding sequence ATGTCCGGACATTCCGAAGCTCACGCGCACCCCTCGGTCGGCACGTACGGCAAGATCGCCCTGATCCTCACGATCATCACGGTCTTTGAGGTCTCGGCGTACTACATCCCGGCGTGGGAATCGAGCGCGATCTACGTGCCCAGCATGTTGAGCATGTCGGCGGTGAAGTTCTTCCTGGTTGTCGCCTACTACATGCACCTCAAATACGATCACAAGCTGTTCCGGGCGCTGTTCACCGGACCGTTTCTGGTCGCCGGCCTCACGCTGATCGGCTTGCTGTTCCTGTTCAGCAAGCTGGTCATCCGGTTGGGGCTGCTGAGCTAA
- a CDS encoding cytochrome c oxidase assembly protein yields the protein MYLLHPVARLSLTEFSVHPSTTIGIALFAAAYIWRAKQGPSAADRFPVGVTADSADANQLDAAAAPAGPTPMQRLAYFSSLVLLFFTLNGPLHDLSDFYLFSGHMVQHLILTLVVPPLMIAGTPGWMLRPMLRRAALFPVARKLTSTASSFVIFNVVLALWHLPPMYNLALANHGVHILQHLMFIAASVLMWWPLMSPLPELPRAAYPAQMLYCFLMVIPMSIISIYIAMADSLLYPAYAVAPRILGITPLQDQQYGGLIMWIPGGVFFYAVMTVVFFKWSARGEDSEESAQVGWVPRTQP from the coding sequence ATGTATCTGCTTCATCCTGTCGCCCGCCTGTCGCTTACGGAGTTCTCGGTCCACCCGAGCACAACGATTGGCATTGCCCTCTTTGCCGCGGCGTATATCTGGCGCGCGAAACAGGGGCCCAGTGCGGCGGACCGGTTCCCCGTTGGTGTGACCGCCGACAGCGCGGACGCCAATCAGCTGGACGCTGCGGCGGCGCCAGCGGGGCCAACGCCCATGCAACGGCTTGCCTACTTCTCGTCGCTGGTGCTGCTGTTCTTTACGCTGAACGGGCCGCTGCACGACCTGAGCGATTTCTATCTGTTCAGCGGGCACATGGTGCAGCACCTCATTCTCACGCTGGTCGTGCCGCCGCTCATGATTGCCGGTACGCCGGGATGGATGCTGCGTCCCATGTTGCGCCGCGCCGCGCTGTTCCCGGTGGCGCGCAAGCTCACCAGCACGGCGTCGAGTTTCGTGATCTTCAACGTGGTGCTGGCCTTGTGGCATTTGCCGCCCATGTACAATCTCGCGCTGGCCAACCACGGCGTGCACATCCTGCAGCACCTCATGTTCATCGCGGCGTCGGTGCTCATGTGGTGGCCGCTCATGTCGCCGCTGCCGGAATTGCCGCGGGCCGCCTATCCGGCGCAGATGCTGTACTGCTTCCTCATGGTCATCCCCATGTCGATCATTTCGATCTACATCGCCATGGCGGATTCCCTCTTGTATCCCGCGTATGCGGTGGCGCCGCGTATTCTGGGCATCACGCCATTGCAGGATCAGCAGTACGGTGGGCTGATCATGTGGATCCCGGGCGGCGTGTTCTTCTATGCGGTCATGACCGTGGTGTTCTTCAAGTGGTCGGCCCGCGGGGAAGATTCCGAAGAAAGTGCGCAGGTGGGGTGGGTGCCGCGGACGCAGCCATGA
- a CDS encoding SRPBCC family protein produces MKRPVKGKTSGRGGKPLRRGAKANAAQDAAEEPREVRAGTQAGYHAPTRAAHRKGLSKKLVEKEREEAPAREQREREQREYERRQREMREQERRDQELRDQPKREPAPRARGASIAPRGSSTQGARRNGPLSTSAAGKGAPHTKAPHARTPDARTPDARTPHTKTPNAKTPRPKAPSAAPVVRPPVPADVPSAPDSGLTVRVSRILNVPASAVFRAVNDPDKRRWAPTQLFRIVSVLAPRFIRLAFPDGTLVAMSVARQGNARCTVSLELTKLPVGTDERMVKATWDEALSGLQEQLDASWD; encoded by the coding sequence ATGAAGCGTCCGGTGAAGGGCAAGACCAGTGGTCGTGGGGGCAAGCCGCTCCGTCGCGGCGCCAAAGCCAACGCCGCTCAGGACGCGGCCGAGGAACCGCGCGAGGTACGGGCCGGCACGCAGGCGGGCTACCACGCTCCCACCCGCGCGGCCCATCGCAAAGGTCTCTCCAAAAAGCTGGTCGAGAAGGAGCGCGAAGAAGCCCCCGCGCGCGAGCAGCGGGAGCGGGAACAGCGCGAGTACGAACGTCGGCAACGCGAGATGCGCGAGCAGGAGCGGCGCGACCAGGAACTGCGGGACCAGCCGAAGCGGGAGCCTGCACCGCGCGCGCGCGGGGCGAGCATCGCACCGCGTGGGTCATCCACTCAAGGCGCCCGGCGGAATGGCCCCCTGAGCACGTCTGCGGCCGGCAAGGGGGCGCCACACACCAAGGCGCCGCACGCCAGGACGCCAGACGCCAGGACGCCAGACGCCAGGACGCCGCACACCAAGACGCCAAACGCCAAGACGCCGCGCCCGAAAGCACCGAGTGCGGCGCCGGTGGTTCGCCCGCCAGTGCCTGCCGACGTGCCCAGCGCGCCTGACAGCGGACTCACGGTGCGCGTCTCGCGCATTCTCAACGTGCCCGCCAGCGCCGTGTTTCGCGCGGTCAACGATCCCGACAAACGTAGGTGGGCGCCCACGCAGCTCTTTCGCATCGTGAGCGTCCTCGCGCCGCGATTCATTCGACTGGCCTTCCCCGACGGCACCCTCGTGGCCATGTCCGTCGCCCGGCAAGGGAACGCCCGCTGCACGGTGAGCCTCGAACTCACCAAACTGCCCGTTGGCACCGACGAGCGCATGGTGAAGGCCACGTGGGACGAAGCCCTGTCGGGACTCCAGGAACAGCTGGACGCCAGCTGGGACTGA
- a CDS encoding acyltransferase family protein produces the protein MTGSLKTERLVSLDVFRGMTVAGMLLVNNPGTWSAIYPPLQHAPWHGWTPTDLIFPFFLFIVGITTELSLRVRRARGDDDQAILRQILRRGALIFLFGFLLSGFPFFTWSSSLDGASFGARVLDRIEHWRVMGVLQRIGLAYIVGGLLTWRTSVKQQVAILAALLLSYWALMTLVPVPDTGVPGRFVLDKPDQLLSAWLDRVVLGTNHLWVGGKTWDPEGLLSTLPAVGTMICGTFAGKWIGEQQRPLAERLAGLFAVGALAMMLGAIWHWVFPINKNIWTSSYVVFTAGIGAVSLATCMWLIDVQQLRRWTHPFVIYGTNPMLAFLGSGLMARCISSIWTWETQNGTRTSAQGFAFTTMFASWLPPREASFAYAVSFVALWYLILWAAWKRGFVLKV, from the coding sequence ATGACAGGGTCCCTGAAGACGGAGCGACTCGTCTCGCTTGACGTCTTCCGTGGCATGACCGTCGCCGGGATGTTGCTGGTCAACAATCCCGGCACCTGGTCGGCGATCTATCCGCCGCTGCAGCACGCGCCGTGGCACGGCTGGACACCCACCGATCTCATCTTCCCGTTCTTCCTCTTCATCGTCGGCATCACCACGGAGCTGTCGCTGCGGGTGCGGCGGGCACGGGGCGACGATGACCAGGCCATCCTGCGACAGATTCTCCGTCGCGGGGCGCTCATTTTTCTCTTCGGCTTCCTGCTCTCCGGCTTTCCGTTTTTCACCTGGTCGTCGTCGCTCGACGGCGCGTCCTTCGGGGCCCGGGTGCTGGATCGCATTGAGCATTGGCGCGTCATGGGCGTGCTGCAGCGCATTGGATTGGCCTACATCGTGGGCGGGCTGCTCACCTGGCGCACGTCGGTCAAACAGCAGGTGGCCATCTTGGCGGCGTTGCTGCTGAGCTACTGGGCCCTCATGACGCTGGTGCCGGTGCCGGATACCGGCGTGCCGGGCCGCTTTGTGCTCGATAAACCGGACCAGCTGCTGAGTGCGTGGCTCGACCGCGTGGTGTTGGGCACCAACCATCTGTGGGTGGGGGGCAAAACGTGGGACCCCGAAGGGCTGCTCAGCACGCTCCCCGCGGTCGGGACCATGATCTGCGGGACCTTTGCTGGCAAATGGATTGGCGAGCAGCAGCGTCCGCTCGCGGAGCGTCTCGCCGGCCTCTTTGCCGTGGGCGCGCTGGCCATGATGCTCGGCGCCATCTGGCATTGGGTGTTCCCCATCAACAAGAACATCTGGACGAGCTCGTACGTGGTGTTCACGGCCGGGATCGGGGCCGTCTCGCTGGCTACCTGCATGTGGCTCATCGATGTGCAGCAGCTGCGACGCTGGACCCATCCGTTCGTCATTTATGGGACGAATCCGATGCTGGCCTTTCTGGGCTCCGGATTGATGGCCCGTTGCATCTCGTCCATTTGGACGTGGGAAACGCAAAACGGAACGCGGACCTCGGCTCAGGGGTTTGCCTTCACTACGATGTTTGCTTCTTGGCTTCCGCCGCGGGAAGCGTCGTTTGCTTACGCCGTCAGCTTCGTGGCCCTCTGGTATCTGATCCTGTGGGCGGCATGGAAGCGCGGATTCGTACTCAAGGTCTGA
- the dacB gene encoding D-alanyl-D-alanine carboxypeptidase/D-alanyl-D-alanine endopeptidase, whose amino-acid sequence MNRCICWCARSSLVSVCTLALSALVVTPVVPRAALAAPVFAPVSANTVAAAGVQQVRERQPKRTTTKKTPARSKRTTSAPKRRAPVIPVLRHTTPRGAEALTADLGVLLGSRTRNGDWGAMVVSITRGDTLFAHGAGSRLVPASTMKLFTAAIALEKLGAEHTFSTDVLRDGALAPDGTLTGNLVLRGDGDPSLSPRFVRGGPGASMALLAQFVAGAGIRRVTGDVVADASGFESRRIPEGWLTRYAGAGYAAPFSALTLNENIVIVGVTPGKAGGAGQVFLEPATAGLTITNTVRTVAGGGTRISARRIGDDRVVVSGTIGARAGTSRYQLVVGDPVTFTAGAFKTALEAHGVKVDGTLRVGRTPDNAAMVTSLPSPPLARLVSVMNRESINIFAELLFRNAARGLEKTNIGSAEMASQTLQQFLTRQVGASPDAVSVTDGSGLSVLDRVTPRALVQLLDHAHQASWGSAFHASLPVAGESELLRNRMRATPAQGNLHAKTGTTNDVIGLSGYVTAENGEILAFAFLYNGKDRWHARETIDAMGPTMAAFSRD is encoded by the coding sequence ATGAACCGTTGCATTTGCTGGTGTGCACGTTCGTCGCTCGTTTCGGTGTGCACACTGGCCCTGTCCGCTCTGGTGGTCACTCCGGTGGTTCCGCGTGCGGCGCTGGCCGCACCGGTTTTCGCGCCGGTGTCAGCCAACACGGTGGCTGCGGCCGGCGTGCAGCAGGTGCGCGAGCGTCAACCCAAGCGCACCACCACCAAGAAGACTCCCGCCCGCTCCAAGCGCACCACGTCTGCCCCCAAGCGTCGCGCGCCGGTCATTCCGGTCCTGCGCCACACCACCCCGCGGGGGGCCGAGGCTCTTACCGCGGATCTGGGCGTGCTGCTGGGCAGTCGCACCCGGAACGGCGACTGGGGCGCCATGGTGGTGAGCATTACGCGCGGCGACACGCTGTTTGCGCACGGCGCTGGCAGTCGGTTGGTCCCGGCCAGTACCATGAAGCTGTTTACCGCGGCCATTGCGCTGGAGAAGCTGGGGGCCGAACACACCTTCAGCACCGACGTCCTGCGCGACGGTGCGCTGGCTCCTGATGGCACCCTGACCGGGAACCTCGTGTTGCGCGGCGACGGCGATCCGTCGCTCTCGCCCCGCTTTGTGCGCGGCGGTCCAGGTGCGTCCATGGCGCTGCTGGCGCAATTTGTCGCTGGCGCCGGCATCCGCCGAGTGACCGGCGATGTGGTGGCCGACGCCAGCGGTTTTGAAAGCCGGCGCATTCCTGAGGGCTGGTTGACGCGCTACGCCGGGGCGGGATATGCCGCCCCCTTCTCCGCCCTCACGCTCAACGAGAACATCGTCATTGTCGGGGTCACACCGGGCAAGGCGGGGGGCGCCGGACAGGTGTTTCTGGAGCCCGCCACGGCGGGGCTGACCATCACCAACACCGTGCGTACGGTTGCGGGGGGGGGTACCCGCATCAGTGCCCGTCGCATTGGTGATGATCGCGTCGTGGTGTCGGGCACCATTGGCGCCCGGGCCGGCACGTCGCGCTATCAGCTCGTGGTCGGCGACCCGGTCACCTTCACCGCCGGCGCCTTCAAGACGGCGCTGGAGGCGCATGGCGTAAAGGTGGACGGGACGCTTCGCGTGGGGCGCACCCCCGACAACGCCGCCATGGTGACCAGTCTCCCGTCGCCACCGCTGGCCCGGCTGGTCAGTGTGATGAATCGCGAGAGCATCAACATCTTCGCGGAATTGCTCTTCCGGAACGCCGCGCGTGGGCTCGAGAAAACGAACATCGGGTCCGCCGAAATGGCATCGCAAACACTGCAGCAGTTTCTCACCCGTCAGGTGGGCGCATCGCCCGATGCGGTCAGTGTCACCGACGGCAGTGGACTCTCCGTACTCGATCGCGTCACGCCACGCGCGTTGGTCCAGTTGCTTGATCATGCGCACCAGGCCTCGTGGGGGAGCGCCTTTCACGCGTCGCTGCCCGTGGCGGGTGAATCGGAGCTGTTACGCAATCGCATGCGCGCCACGCCGGCCCAGGGGAACCTGCACGCCAAGACCGGCACGACGAACGATGTGATTGGCCTCTCGGGCTACGTCACGGCGGAGAACGGCGAGATTTTGGCCTTTGCCTTTCTGTACAACGGCAAGGACCGCTGGCACGCGCGCGAAACCATCGACGCGATGGGCCCAACCATGGCGGCCTTCTCGCGGGACTAA